CATGGAATAAATATGTGATAAATGCACACATTATCCCAAGTGAGAGGGTTGAAATGTAAGCCGGAAGCTTTATTTTCATCAGACTCCCGCCAACCAGCCTCATTGTATTAAAATCCTCGCTTCTCGCAGCAAATGCGGAACGAATCGAAGTATAAGCAAGATAAAGGGCTATGAAAAGGAATACAGCAGAAACAATTATCGTTATCAATCTGATTCTTTTTGTAAAAACCATCACTTCTTCAAGCTTCCCGGCACGAAATTCAAATCCCGTAATTCCTTGTTTTTGTGCAATCGTTTCAGAAATTTTGCCCAGCCCTGAAATCTCATTCGTTTGGGAGTCAAAAGCAACAATCAGTGATGCCGGTAATGGATTGACACTCAGAATTTTACTAAAATCCTCACCCGTTTGTCTGATAAACTCTTTACGGGCTTCATCCTTGCTTAGAAACTCTACTTTTTTTACCGCGGGTGCTTTTCCAATTTCTGCAACCAAGAGATTAATTGCAGACTCTGAAAGTGAATCTTCAAGATAAAACGAAGCTGTAACATTCTTTTTCAGATTTTCCTGCAGTGCCGAGGAAAAATTGGTAAACAGATATGATGCCACAATAAAGTTTGATGCTAGCAGCAGGGAAATAAATGTAATTACCGATGTAATTCCGGCATATTTTAAGTTTCGATAGGCTTCTTTAATGTAAAATGTCATATTCTATAGATTTGATTCGTCGATCCAGCGGGCAATCTGCCACTTGTTTGTAATCGCATTTTTTTCCAGATTAAGATTAACTCTGCCATTTATTCTGACAATATCGTTTGGGTTAAAAGTGATTGTAAGATTAAAACTCCGAACGATATTCAGTTTTAGTGAATCCCCGCTCGACAAAATTATGTTGTTCCAAACGAGATCGAGCCTTTCAGAATTTGAGAAAAGTCCCGAAGTGGTTCTTAGTTCCTCTTCCCTTCCCCATGTAACATCTGCACCAAGGTCGTAATCACGAAATGTAAAAATGAAATCATCCTTTATCAGAGCAGAGTATATACTCGTGTCTTTAAAAGTATAAGCATAACGAAGGTTAACAAAGATGCCATCAGATGTGGAAAGATCGCTCAGCACTCCTCCACCCGAGTCAGGATCAGTGTAGTGTCCGGGTGAAAATGGATTTTCACATCCCCCAATAAAAAGAACTAAAATGAGTATCATTCCTTTCAGGAATTTTCTCAATTGAAGTATCCTTTCAATTCACTCCATGTGGCAACTTCTCCCGATTTTATATCCTGCCACTGATAAATTGTCCACAATTGTTGTTTGTCCCTCAAAAGTTTGAATTGCAACTTTCCGCTGTAGACATTCGCCAGTCCTTGAATGTTGTGAGGAACAGTCATATTATAATTTGCAGAAAGATAGGCACTGTCGCCAAACGATACAAGTTGCTGCTGATCAAGCGTCAAACTGATCGCAGACTCCTTTGGGATTTTATTAATTATATTGTTCAGATATTGTTCTTCATCTTTTACCGACCAGCCCGAAACAAGAACGGCGTACTTCGAAACCGCTTCGGCGTTTGCAATATACTGGAATGACTTCCCGTTTTTTGTCGAATCGCTGAAAGATTTGAGATAATACTGGGTACTTTTGGTCGTTATGGAATTTATCATGTTCGTAATGACACTGTTCACATCTACAGGTTGAAGATAGTTGAACCTTGGTACATCAGGTGACTCAGGCGGTCTCGTACTAAAAATGTCGCAACCGGCAAAAACGACAGGCAAAAATACAAGAACTAAGAGGCGATGCATATAAATCTTGGCGATCCTTTCAGGTTAAAACTGTTTCCATCATAATCACCATACAATGACAGATTTTCTGCACCAAATTCATCCAATATCGATAAAATTTCTTCTGCATCAAATAATCTTACTGATTCCCGAAAACTGTAACTATTCTCCCCTTCCTCAATTTCGATGTCTTTTACTACCCTGTTGTTCTCGATTTTTCGATTCTCTATATATCGTGCACCGTCAATGACAGTATCGGAGAACGGAACGAGATTAGCTTTCAGATAATGGACATTCAAAAAATCGAGTAAAAATCGACCCGACTTTTTTTTGAGAGAAAATGCATTCTTCAAAGCAAGCCGGTTTTCTGCATCTGATTCAAAATATCCCCAACTTGTGAAAATATTCATCACAAGATCGAAATTCGCCTTAAACGGTATCGATCTTATATCTCCCCTCACTAAATTCAGATCCACCCCGGCTCCTCTAGCCTCAGATTGAGCAACACTCAATAGTCTGTTACTCAAATCATAACCGGTGACATTGTATCCCCTCCTTGCAAATTCGATGGAATGCCTGCCAGAACCACACCCTACATCCAAAACCCTTCCCTTGCTATGCTCCGGTATCTGCTGTTTTACAAGCTCGATCAACTTTAACGCATCATTCCTGTCACGGTGTCTGTAGAGCGAAAGGTAATGTTCAGATTCAAACCAGTTTTTGAACCAGGTTTTACCCGGCTCAACTGTCTTTTCAATAGTCAAAAGCTGCTCCTGCCGGTAACTGCCCGACCGATAGTGGCATCATCTGCAAATTCGATATTACCGCCAATGGGTACCCCTCTGGCAATCCTGCTCACGGATACCCCAAAAGGTGAAATCAGCCTGTTCAGGTATAATGAAGTGGCCTCTCCTTCTGTGTCGGGATTTAGTGCGAGAATCACTTCCTTTACTCCATCATCAAGTCGAATGAGAAGTTCCTTTATCTTGAGATTCTCGGGGCCAACACCGTTCAGGGGAGAAAGCACTCCCCCCAGAACATGATAACTACCATTAAACTCGTGAGACCTTTCTACGGCTATCACATCGTTGATATCCTCAACGACACAGATGATTGATTTATCTCTTTTCTCCGAACTGCAAATATCACAAACTTCATGTTCGCCTATGTTGAAGCAAATCCTGCAAAATTTGAGTTTTGTTTTAAGTCCGGTGAGCGATTCAATCAACTTATCGATCTCTTCAGGTTGTTGTCTCAATAGAAACAGGGCAAGTCTCCTCGCACTCTTGGCTCCAACTCCCGGGAATTTTGAAAATTCTTCCACCACAGCTTGAAGTGGTGCTGCAAGATTCATCGCTTAGAAACCCGGGATGTTCATTCCGGGAGGAATCACACCTTTAGTAAGTTTTCCCATCTCTTCTTCATGCATTTTTTTCGAAGCTGCAATGGCTTTATTTACTGCTGCAACTATCAAATCTTCAAGCACTTCTTTATCATCGGGCACAATAACTGCAGGATCGAGGACTATCGATACCAGTTCATTATTTCCGTTTACAGTTGCTTTTATCATTCCACCACCGGCTTCCTCAGTTACAGTTTTTGCACCGAGCTCCTGTTGAAGTTTAGCCATGTCTTCCTGAAGCTTTTGAACTTGACGCATCATCTGTTGCATGTTGGGTTTACCACCGAACATTAATCCTCCGGATTTTTGAGTATTTTTTTAGAAAATGTTTATTTATGTAACTTGTTAACTTTATATTTGCCATTTATATATTTTTATTGTTGAATTGTAATAAAAAATGCAGATAGAATTAGAGAGTAAGTTCAGTTCAATCTTAAACAGCAAAAAAC
This genomic window from Ignavibacteria bacterium contains:
- a CDS encoding methyltransferase domain-containing protein, whose protein sequence is MTIEKTVEPGKTWFKNWFESEHYLSLYRHRDRNDALKLIELVKQQIPEHSKGRVLDVGCGSGRHSIEFARRGYNVTGYDLSNRLLSVAQSEARGAGVDLNLVRGDIRSIPFKANFDLVMNIFTSWGYFESDAENRLALKNAFSLKKKSGRFLLDFLNVHYLKANLVPFSDTVIDGARYIENRKIENNRVVKDIEIEEGENSYSFRESVRLFDAEEILSILDEFGAENLSLYGDYDGNSFNLKGSPRFICIAS
- the recR gene encoding recombination protein RecR encodes the protein MNLAAPLQAVVEEFSKFPGVGAKSARRLALFLLRQQPEEIDKLIESLTGLKTKLKFCRICFNIGEHEVCDICSSEKRDKSIICVVEDINDVIAVERSHEFNGSYHVLGGVLSPLNGVGPENLKIKELLIRLDDGVKEVILALNPDTEGEATSLYLNRLISPFGVSVSRIARGVPIGGNIEFADDATIGRAVTGRSSF
- a CDS encoding YbaB/EbfC family nucleoid-associated protein, producing the protein MFGGKPNMQQMMRQVQKLQEDMAKLQQELGAKTVTEEAGGGMIKATVNGNNELVSIVLDPAVIVPDDKEVLEDLIVAAVNKAIAASKKMHEEEMGKLTKGVIPPGMNIPGF